One window of Misgurnus anguillicaudatus chromosome 13, ASM2758022v2, whole genome shotgun sequence genomic DNA carries:
- the nppcl2 gene encoding C-type natriuretic peptide 2: MAFSSPLNFSSSLHLALLLFLIITVVTQVEGRPSRQRSDAQVLQDLFGAKISSLVFAPLEVSEGSGNIAPPLLKNGAESPHTPSRAFLDYLRRQRKMRGRSRKGVARGCFGMKVDRIGVISGLGC; the protein is encoded by the exons ATGGCCTTTTCATCTCCTTTAAACTTCAGCTCCTCTCTTCATCTTGCTCTCCTCTTGTTCCTCATTATCACCGTGGTGACGCAGGTGGAGGGTCGGCCATCACGACAGCGATCGGATGCTCAG GTGTTGCAGGATTTGTTTGGGGCGAAGATCAGCTCGCTTGTATTTGCACCCTTAGAGGTCAGCGAGGGCTCAGGAAACATAGCCCCTCCTCTTTTAAAGAATGGGGCGGAGTCTCCCCACACGCCTTCACGTGCATTCCTGGATTATCTGCGGCGTCAGAGGAAGATGCGCGGGCGCAGCAGGAAGGGTGTGGCTCGTGGCTGTTTCGGGATGAAAGTGGACCGAATCGGAGTGATCAGTGGTCTGGGCTGTTGA